A single window of Ovis canadensis isolate MfBH-ARS-UI-01 breed Bighorn chromosome 17, ARS-UI_OviCan_v2, whole genome shotgun sequence DNA harbors:
- the FOXN4 gene encoding forkhead box protein N4 isoform X2 has translation MIESDISSMMSGIIRNSGQNHHPSPQEYRLLATTCDDDLPGDLQSLSWLTAVDVPRLQQMASGRVNLGGPSVPHVHPGALARAADLHMAATPGHLLQGPPGMAPQGVLGPSPLTNHGASQMNQFAVGGQPSSSLQNPPQLYSAASQPQFPLPPGVQQCTPVGLYGSPFGARPPYPQPRMAVHSSQELHPKHYPKPIYSYSCLIAMALKNSKTGSLPVSEIYSFMKEHFPYFKTAPDGWKNSVRHNLSLNKCFEKVENKMSGSSRKGCLWALNLARIDKMEEEMQKWKRKDLAAIHRSMANPEELDKLISDRPESCRRPGKPGEPEAPVLTHATTAAVAHSCLAISQLPPQPLMTLSLPSVPLHHQAQPQAHLVPDSPAPAQTPPLHALPDLSPSPLPHPTMGRAPVDFINISTDMNTEVDALDPSIMDFALQGNLWEEIKDEGFSLDTLGAFGDSPLGCELGASGLTPVSGGSDQSFPDLQVTGLYAAYSTPDSVATSATTSSSQYLGAPGNKPIALL, from the exons GCTCCTGGCCACCACCTGCGATGATGACCTTCCCGGGGACCTGCAGTCGCTGTCGTGGCTCACGGCCGTGGATGTGCCGAGGCTGCAGCAGATGGCGAGTGGCCGTGTGAACCTGGGCGGCCCCAGTGTACCACACGTGCACCCAG GTGCCTTGGCCAGGGCGGCTGACTTGCACATGGCAGCCACCCCAGGCCACCTGCTCCAAGGCCCACCTGGCATGGCCCCCCAAGGCGTGCTGGGTCCGAGTCCCCTGACCAACCACGGAGCCAGT CAAATGAACCAGTTCGCTGTGGGGGGCCAGCCCTCGTCCAGCCTGCAGAACCCACCACAGCTGTACTCTGCCGCCTCACAACCTCAGTTCCCGCTCCCCCCAGGTGTCCAGCAG TGCACTCCTGTGGGCCTGTATGGCTCCCCATTTGGGGCACGGCCTCCCTACCCCCAGCCCCGCATGGCTGTGCATTCATCCCAGGAACTGCACCCCAAACACTATCCCAAGCCCATCTATTCCTACAG CTGTCTGATCGCCATGGCCCTGAAGAATAGCAAGACAGGAAGCCTGCCCGTGAGCGAGATCTATAGCTTCATGAAGGAGCACTTCCCCTACTTCAAG ACAGCTCCTGACGGCTGGAAGAACTCTGTGAGGCACAACCTGTCCCTGAACAAGTGCTTTGAGAAGGTGGAGAACAAGATGAGCGGCTCCTCGCGCAAGGGATGCCTGTGGGCCCTGAACCTGGCCCGCATCGACAAGATGGAGGAGGAGATGCAGAAGTGGAAAAGGAAGGACCTGGCTGCCATCCACCGGAGCATGGCCAACCCTG AGGAGCTGGACAAGCTGATCTCGGACCGGCCGGAAAGCTGCCGACGCCCTGGCAAGCCAGGGGAGCCCGAGGCCCCGGTGCTGACCCACGCCACCACGGCGGCCGTGGCCCACAGCTGCCTGGCCatctcccagctcccaccccagccACTGATGACCCTGTCCCTGCCGTCAGTCCCCCTGCACCATCAGGCACAGCCCCAGGCACATCTGGTGCCGGACTCTCCTGCCCCGGCCCAGACCCCACCTCTGCACGCCCTGCCGGACCTgagccccagccccctcccccaccccaccatggGAAGGGCGCCTGTGGATTTCATCAACATCAGCACCGACATGAACACCGAGGTGGATGCCCTGGACCCCAGCATCATGGACTTTGCTCTGCAGG GGAACCTCTGGGAGGAGATCAAGGATGAAGGCTTCAGCCTGGACACGCTGGGGGCCTTCGGAGACTCCCCACTGGGCTGTGAGCTGGGGGCCTCGGGCCTGACTCCCGTCTCTGGTGGCAGTGACCAGTCCTTCCCAGACCTTCAGGTGACCGGTCTCTACGCTGCCTACTCGACCCCAGACAGTGTGGCCACGTCagccaccacctcctcctctcaGTACCTGGGCGCCCCGGGGAACAAGCCGATAGCCCTGCTTTGA
- the FOXN4 gene encoding forkhead box protein N4 isoform X1, producing MIESDISSMMSGIIRNSGQNHHPSPQEYRLLATTCDDDLPGDLQSLSWLTAVDVPRLQQMASGRVNLGGPSVPHVHPGALARAADLHMAATPGHLLQGPPGMAPQGVLGPSPLTNHGASVSATTWVRERGRCPTGLGSPSTLCLLLSRPQQMNQFAVGGQPSSSLQNPPQLYSAASQPQFPLPPGVQQCTPVGLYGSPFGARPPYPQPRMAVHSSQELHPKHYPKPIYSYSCLIAMALKNSKTGSLPVSEIYSFMKEHFPYFKTAPDGWKNSVRHNLSLNKCFEKVENKMSGSSRKGCLWALNLARIDKMEEEMQKWKRKDLAAIHRSMANPEELDKLISDRPESCRRPGKPGEPEAPVLTHATTAAVAHSCLAISQLPPQPLMTLSLPSVPLHHQAQPQAHLVPDSPAPAQTPPLHALPDLSPSPLPHPTMGRAPVDFINISTDMNTEVDALDPSIMDFALQGNLWEEIKDEGFSLDTLGAFGDSPLGCELGASGLTPVSGGSDQSFPDLQVTGLYAAYSTPDSVATSATTSSSQYLGAPGNKPIALL from the exons GCTCCTGGCCACCACCTGCGATGATGACCTTCCCGGGGACCTGCAGTCGCTGTCGTGGCTCACGGCCGTGGATGTGCCGAGGCTGCAGCAGATGGCGAGTGGCCGTGTGAACCTGGGCGGCCCCAGTGTACCACACGTGCACCCAG GTGCCTTGGCCAGGGCGGCTGACTTGCACATGGCAGCCACCCCAGGCCACCTGCTCCAAGGCCCACCTGGCATGGCCCCCCAAGGCGTGCTGGGTCCGAGTCCCCTGACCAACCACGGAGCCAGTGTAAGTGCCACCACGTGGGTCAGGGAGCGAGGGAGGTGTCCTACAGGGCTGGGGTCGCCCTCGaccctctgtctccttctctccCGGCCCCAGCAAATGAACCAGTTCGCTGTGGGGGGCCAGCCCTCGTCCAGCCTGCAGAACCCACCACAGCTGTACTCTGCCGCCTCACAACCTCAGTTCCCGCTCCCCCCAGGTGTCCAGCAG TGCACTCCTGTGGGCCTGTATGGCTCCCCATTTGGGGCACGGCCTCCCTACCCCCAGCCCCGCATGGCTGTGCATTCATCCCAGGAACTGCACCCCAAACACTATCCCAAGCCCATCTATTCCTACAG CTGTCTGATCGCCATGGCCCTGAAGAATAGCAAGACAGGAAGCCTGCCCGTGAGCGAGATCTATAGCTTCATGAAGGAGCACTTCCCCTACTTCAAG ACAGCTCCTGACGGCTGGAAGAACTCTGTGAGGCACAACCTGTCCCTGAACAAGTGCTTTGAGAAGGTGGAGAACAAGATGAGCGGCTCCTCGCGCAAGGGATGCCTGTGGGCCCTGAACCTGGCCCGCATCGACAAGATGGAGGAGGAGATGCAGAAGTGGAAAAGGAAGGACCTGGCTGCCATCCACCGGAGCATGGCCAACCCTG AGGAGCTGGACAAGCTGATCTCGGACCGGCCGGAAAGCTGCCGACGCCCTGGCAAGCCAGGGGAGCCCGAGGCCCCGGTGCTGACCCACGCCACCACGGCGGCCGTGGCCCACAGCTGCCTGGCCatctcccagctcccaccccagccACTGATGACCCTGTCCCTGCCGTCAGTCCCCCTGCACCATCAGGCACAGCCCCAGGCACATCTGGTGCCGGACTCTCCTGCCCCGGCCCAGACCCCACCTCTGCACGCCCTGCCGGACCTgagccccagccccctcccccaccccaccatggGAAGGGCGCCTGTGGATTTCATCAACATCAGCACCGACATGAACACCGAGGTGGATGCCCTGGACCCCAGCATCATGGACTTTGCTCTGCAGG GGAACCTCTGGGAGGAGATCAAGGATGAAGGCTTCAGCCTGGACACGCTGGGGGCCTTCGGAGACTCCCCACTGGGCTGTGAGCTGGGGGCCTCGGGCCTGACTCCCGTCTCTGGTGGCAGTGACCAGTCCTTCCCAGACCTTCAGGTGACCGGTCTCTACGCTGCCTACTCGACCCCAGACAGTGTGGCCACGTCagccaccacctcctcctctcaGTACCTGGGCGCCCCGGGGAACAAGCCGATAGCCCTGCTTTGA